The following coding sequences lie in one Ostrea edulis chromosome 8, xbOstEdul1.1, whole genome shotgun sequence genomic window:
- the LOC125667001 gene encoding uncharacterized protein LOC125667001 isoform X2, with the protein MAVGNTTSQNCTDLGLMTGVTGRQEKFAPLTHLVPSLVYPGIYGTLTTMKLFFYHKLLIYSLGRGPDERLPIQLSPAIHGMLEVNFEAVPQLLLQIYINVNTLACDENDIKTRLLRYVAVGGSAFDIIVAMYVYKNYVAERLSSSEEIEFKVKFASFLKKLFLIGARLVIFALFLSEFTDWFYMFAGYRFLICVILSFIKLCFRIETRAEEDVSFIKRSLISIIDAFLNLFIVVKFSDYKGSYLPLKCASYIFIYCENIVLFTIWILLTQYNDTWYYWPSIGLIVAFSVCNVLCELLYFKCKHKNRVGNDENPGNRQSKHWPFSP; encoded by the exons ATGGCAGTTGGGAATACGACTTCTCAGAATTGCACAG ATTtagggctcatgacgggtgtgaccggtcgacaggagaagTTTGCTCCTCTGACGCACCTGGTCCCATCTCTagtgtatccaggg ATTTATGGAACGCTGACTACGATGAAATTATTCTTCTATCACAAATT aCTAATCTACAGTCTAGGACGAGGACCAGATGAACGCTTACCTATACAACTTTCACCCGCCATTCACGGTATGTTGGAAGTGAATTTTGAGGCAGTACCACAACTTCTACTTCAGATCTACATCAACGTGAATACATTGGCCTGTGATGAAAATGACATCAAAACAA GGCTCCTCCGATATGTTGCAGTTGGTGGATCAGCTTTTGACATTATTGTAGCAATGTATGTCTACAAAAATTATGTAGCCGAACGGTTATCATCCAGTGAAGAAATTGAATTCAAAGtaaaatttgcatcatttttgaagaaattatttttgattggAGCAAGACTGGTCATTTTCGCACTTTTCTTATCAGAGTTCACAGATTGGTTTTACATGTTTGCGGGGTATAGGTTTTTAATTTGTGTCATCTTGTCTTTCATCAAACTTTGCTTTAGAATAGAGACACGAGCGGAGGAAGATGTGTCATTTATAAAACGTTCTTTGATATCAATCATAGATGCATTTTTGAATTTGTTCATTGTTGTGAAATTTTCAGATTATAAGGGCAGCTACCTGCCATTAAAGTGTGCGtcgtatatatttatatactgtgaGAACATTGTTCTCTTCACCATTTGGATACTCCTTACACAATACAATGATACGTGGTACTATTGGCCAAGTATAGGCTTAATCGTAGCTTTCAGTGTATGTAATGTTTTGTGTGAACtattatatttcaaatgtaaGCATAAAAACAGAGTAGGTAACGATGAAAACCCTGGAAATCGTCAATCCAAGCACTGGCCATTTAGTCCATGA
- the LOC125667001 gene encoding uncharacterized protein LOC125667001 isoform X1: protein MAVGNTTSQNCTDLWNADYDEIILLSQIVGATCFASFIVAGIIYCYKDASYAFTLKKGELHCLLEIISIIAFVYDLSSDVFLSLQYYKEGNSTYFVLTTIFIIAPVFFSYIAIVALVASKSINMSKPEWCASMMVVVTLGPIAAIFGHLLVLIYSLGRGPDERLPIQLSPAIHGMLEVNFEAVPQLLLQIYINVNTLACDENDIKTRLLRYVAVGGSAFDIIVAMYVYKNYVAERLSSSEEIEFKVKFASFLKKLFLIGARLVIFALFLSEFTDWFYMFAGYRFLICVILSFIKLCFRIETRAEEDVSFIKRSLISIIDAFLNLFIVVKFSDYKGSYLPLKCASYIFIYCENIVLFTIWILLTQYNDTWYYWPSIGLIVAFSVCNVLCELLYFKCKHKNRVGNDENPGNRQSKHWPFSP, encoded by the exons ATGGCAGTTGGGAATACGACTTCTCAGAATTGCACAG ATTTATGGAACGCTGACTACGATGAAATTATTCTTCTATCACAAATTGTAGGTGCTACATGCTTTGCCTCATTCATAGTGGCAGGAATCATATATTGTTATAAAGACGCTTCGTATGCCTTTACTTTGAAAAAAGGAGAACTTCATTGTTTACTGGAAATCATATCAATTATTGCATTTGTTTACGACCTTTCATCGGATGTATTTTTGAGCTTACAATACTATAAAGAAGGGAACTCTACATATTTCGTGCTGACGACGATATTTATCATTGCACCTGTATTCTTCAGTTACATTGCTATAGTTGCTTTAGTTGCAAGCAAATCGATCAATATGTCGAAACCTGAATGGTGTGCATCAATGATGGTTGTTGTTACATTGGGACCCATTGCGGCTATTTTTGGACATCTATTGGT aCTAATCTACAGTCTAGGACGAGGACCAGATGAACGCTTACCTATACAACTTTCACCCGCCATTCACGGTATGTTGGAAGTGAATTTTGAGGCAGTACCACAACTTCTACTTCAGATCTACATCAACGTGAATACATTGGCCTGTGATGAAAATGACATCAAAACAA GGCTCCTCCGATATGTTGCAGTTGGTGGATCAGCTTTTGACATTATTGTAGCAATGTATGTCTACAAAAATTATGTAGCCGAACGGTTATCATCCAGTGAAGAAATTGAATTCAAAGtaaaatttgcatcatttttgaagaaattatttttgattggAGCAAGACTGGTCATTTTCGCACTTTTCTTATCAGAGTTCACAGATTGGTTTTACATGTTTGCGGGGTATAGGTTTTTAATTTGTGTCATCTTGTCTTTCATCAAACTTTGCTTTAGAATAGAGACACGAGCGGAGGAAGATGTGTCATTTATAAAACGTTCTTTGATATCAATCATAGATGCATTTTTGAATTTGTTCATTGTTGTGAAATTTTCAGATTATAAGGGCAGCTACCTGCCATTAAAGTGTGCGtcgtatatatttatatactgtgaGAACATTGTTCTCTTCACCATTTGGATACTCCTTACACAATACAATGATACGTGGTACTATTGGCCAAGTATAGGCTTAATCGTAGCTTTCAGTGTATGTAATGTTTTGTGTGAACtattatatttcaaatgtaaGCATAAAAACAGAGTAGGTAACGATGAAAACCCTGGAAATCGTCAATCCAAGCACTGGCCATTTAGTCCATGA